In Musa acuminata AAA Group cultivar baxijiao chromosome BXJ3-9, Cavendish_Baxijiao_AAA, whole genome shotgun sequence, a single genomic region encodes these proteins:
- the LOC135649864 gene encoding uncharacterized protein LOC135649864, giving the protein MSNRLLRRVLKEREEMRFASSDLDPEAAAIENDEESDSPPAGSRFKNPFDLLDDQEDDQQFDVQEQAHDVGGQELVARKPANTIPSSNHKLKKKKKKNKDESKVEKSLDSILEELSINTKPSNNQSLSENVKALGNEAHENNKNGRSSVLIVNPKYLKAENELRKIFGSKVVNSFENQHSVGSSRQMHGGRQAAYNLRKTYLASPSGLWPRWDNSITMELLETKDGMHYFRYMYTPSYKHAQEAFEAAKAANNINAIGDILGHHPYHVDALLTFAELFKYSGEHQTSAEMIEKCLYALECAWHPLFTPLQGNCQLKYSHDTNKPIFSALFSHMKNMDRRGCHRSALEVCKLLLSLDSDDPKGALFCIDYFSLRAQEYRWLEQFVEEYGTDNSLWLLPNVSYSLAVSRFYLECSDESSINHSEKATSKDLMKQALMLHPLVLQKLVTKAPLKDSAWTQILKYSFFGSAKAGSPSLDHLINIYVERSYILWRFPELQALLKDAALLVAESLEQNSSEARDWECVRKEAFSSEKNEYSYLMVSDFSDVIPSLPPEEIRHFMAGPQPVREMPDADRGAVPEIGHAARLDLPRNAAIAFLESILPWADYGINRNRGPDDHDQNVDG; this is encoded by the exons ATGTCCAACCGTTTGCTGAGGCGAGTCCTCAAGGAACGGGAGGAGATGAGGTTCGCCTCCTCTGATCTCGATCCGGAAGCCGCCGCCATCGAAAACGACGAGGAATCTGATTCTCCGCCCGCCGGTTCTCGCTTCAAGAACCCTTTCGATCTCCTCGATGATCAG GAGGATGATCAGCAATTTGATGTTCAAGAGCAAGCACATGATGTCGGTGGACAAGAATTGGTGGCCAGAAAACCTGCTAATACTATTCCATCTTCTAatcataaattaaagaaaaagaagaaaaagaacaaagatgagtCTAAAGTAGAAAAGTCACTGGATTCAATTCTAGAAGAGCTATCAATCAACACAAAGCCTTCTAACAATCAGAGTTTGTCTGAAAATGTGAAAGCATTGGGAAATGAGGCTCACGAAAATAACAAGAATGGCAGATCTTCTGTCCTAATAGTCAATCCAAAGTATTTAAAAGCTGAGAATGAGCTGCGGAAAATATTTGGTTCGAAAGTTGTCAACTCTTTTGAGAACCAACATAGTGTTGGCAGCTCAAGACAAATGCATGGCGGAAGGCAGGCAGCCTATAATCTAAGGAAAACATATCTTGCTTCTCCATCAGGATTATGGCCACGATGGGACAATTCCATCACTATGGAGCTTCTGGAGACAAAGGATGGGATGCACTATTTTAG GTACATGTACACCCCATCTTACAAACATGCACAAGAAGCATTCGAAGCTGCCAAAGCAGCCAACAATATTAATGCTATTGGGGATATCTTGGGGCATCATCCCTATCATGTAGATGCTTTATTGACCTTTGCTGAATTATTCAAGTATTCAGGAGAACATCAAACGTCTGCTGAGATGATTGAAAAGTGCTTATATGCATTGGAGTGTGCATGGCATCCACTATTTACACCCCTGCAAGGTAATTGCCAGTTGAAATATAGCCATGATACAAATAAACCAATTTTTTCAGCCCTTTTCAGCCACATGAAAAACATGGACAGACGTGGTTGTCACCGGTCAGCTCTAGAGGTTTGCAAGCTGCTACTTTCACTGGATTCTGATGACCCAAAGGGAGCATTATTTTGCATTGATTACTTCTCACTTAGAGCACAGGAGTATAGATGGTTGGAACAATTTGTTGAGGAATATGGGACTGACAACTCGTTGTGGTTGTTGCCTAATGTCTCATATTCTCTTGCTGTATCCCGTTTCTACCTTGAGTGCAGCGATGAATCTAGTATAAATCACAGTGAGAAAGCTACCTCTAAAGATCTTATGAAACAGGCCTTGATGCTTCATCCTCTTGTGCTTCAGAAACTAGTAACTAAGGCACCTCTGAAGGATTCGGCATGGACCCAAATACTCAAATATTCATTTTTTGGTTCAGCAAAAGCAGGAAGCCCCTCTCTTGACCACCTGATAAATATATATGTTGAACGAAGTTATATATTATGGAGGTTTCCGGAATTGCAAGCTTTATTAAAAGATGCAGCTTTGCTAGTGGCTGAATCACTCGAGCAAAATAGCAGCGAAGCCAGGGATTGGGAATGTGTAAGGAAGGAAGCTTTTTCATCAGAAAAGAATGA GTATTCTTATCTAATGGTTTCAGATTTCTCTGATGTGATACCATCACTTCCTCCTGAAGAGATAAGACACTTTATGGCTGGCCCTCAACCGGTGCGCGAGATGCCAGATGCTGATAGAGGAGCTGTTCCTGAGATAGGCCATGCTGCACGTTTGGATTTACCCCGCAACGCTGCAATTGCCTTCCTTGAGTCAATACTGCCTTGGGCAGACTATGGAATCAATAGAAACAGAGGACCCGACGACCATGACCAAAATGTTGATGGCTGA
- the LOC135649134 gene encoding uncharacterized protein LOC135649134: MAARGTPVAQQPAPAVVPMDDVVQALIEHLVEPLLPARVSSAEPPTIDQQNSVAKQMHSVVLLYNYYHRKQFPRLEFLCFEAFCKVATIAKPILLTYMNVMHKNAEELQDLDQQLSVMEKKIMDACNISKTLDALKNAPNMDGWLVSRVAVFLVDASKEKCFLDFGSMTQGVWSLVEKEIDKPIALVNSRKMKKHASKNKSFSCDYSDGLLENEDSLQQLAFSVMGQKTGISCSKFSILERHLTYSLTQEKTTIRLYVMISMEVVTDGLVEFSIKDVLTSLSGPLIVTGLIPEVTSAVEYYHLLPYVNILSNWLSRYVTIYLIECHLKPRSLRNMTSWFDFCYNISFTEQGNRVLTVESHEMNNLSGQVEQIVDTSSNNISKAANEVTNKKCSSLHPTNGPSNGCTEQADMLNSVKKPHITKSNEGKTFGQVEQIVATSNNNIGKTANELTSKKSSSLHPRNDPSNGCTEQADMLNSSKKPRITKSNDGETFGRKSVHLTSQDAASPSFLPLFPVQHTSENYDEFNFFMASKRNDLLQASLRILIKRRNDLVQQQRCLEDEIAHCEMNIQAIVNGQGSMKSKVESMIEACNALCSDVRGYPQEIKVKRLSEAILRSKSSSQELDDMCCENGWILPRYTVLPSTADGYFQASVTVRGIDFEMTANGDSMSSPCDARLAAATNMLSKIRSMIEQQRA; the protein is encoded by the exons ATGGCGGCAAGAGGAACGCCGGTTGCGCAACAACCCGCACCAGCTGTGGTGCCGATGGACGACGTGGTGCAAGCCCTAATCGAGCACCTCGTCGAGCCCCTCCTCCCCGCGAGGGTTTCTTCGGCGGAGCCACCGACGATCGACCAGCAGAACTCCGTAGCCAAACAG ATGCATTCAGTTGTGCTTCTTTACAACTATTATCACCGGAAGCAATTTCCACGGCTTGAGTTTCTTTGTTTTGAAGCTTTTTGCAAAGTAGCTACCATAGCTAAACCAATTCTTCTTACTTACATGAATGTTATGCACAAGAATGCTGAGGAACTACAAGATTTGGACCAACAGCTCTCAGTTATGGAAAAGAAGATCATGGATGCCTGCAATATTTCTAAAACCTTAGATGCATTAAAAAATGCTCCAAATATGGACGGATGGCTGGTTTCTCGGGTTGCTGTATTTCTTGTAGATGCTTCCAAGGAAAAATGTTTCCTTGACTTTGGGTCTATGACACAGGGGGTCTGGTCTTTGGTGGAGAAAGAAATTGACAAACCAATTGCTTTAGTGAATAGCAGAAAAATGAAAAAACATGCATCCAAAAACAAAAGTTTCTCTTGTGACTATTCAGATGGATTATTGGAAAATGAAGATTCACTTCAGCAGCTTGCATTTTCTGTTATGGGGCAAAAGACAG GTATTAGCTGCTCAAAGTTCTCTATTCTAGAACGTCATCTGACTTACTCATTAACTCAGGAGAAGACAACTATTAGGTTATATGTAATGATTTCAATGGAAGTGGTGACTGACGGACTTGTGGAATTTTCTATTAAAGATGTATTGACCAG CTTGAGTGGGCCTCTCATCGTGACTGGTTTAATTCCTGAAGTGACATCGGCTGTTGAATACTATCATTTGTTGCCGTATGTTAATATATTGTCTAACTGGCTGTCCAGGTATGTAACTATTTATCTAATTGAATGCCATCTTAAACCCAGGTCACTAAGGAACATGACATCTTGGTTCGACTTTTGCTATAACATCAGCTTTACTGAACAGGGAA ACAGGGTACTCACAGTGGAATCTCATGAAATGAACAACTTGTCTGGCCAGGTTGAACAAATTGTGGACACAAGTAGTAACAATATCAGTAAAGCTGCAAATGAAGTAACAAACAAAAAGTGCAGTAGTTTGCATCCTACAAATGGCCCTAGCAATGGCTGTACTGAGCAG GCGGACATGCTCAATTCGGTAAAGAAGCCACACATCACCAAAAGCAATGAAGGGAAAACTTTTGGCCAGGTTGAACAAATTGTGGCCACAAGTAATAACAACATAGGCAAAACTGCAAATGAATTAACAAGCAAAAAGAGCAGCAGTTTGCATCCTAGAAATGACCCTAGCAATGGCTGTACTGAGCAG GCGGACATGCTCAATTCATCAAAGAAGCCACGTATCACCAAAAGCAATGATGGGGAAACTTTTGGCAGGAAAAGCGTACATCTTACTTCCCAAGATGCAGCATCTCCCTCTTTTCTACCACTCTTCCCAGTTCAGCATACATCTGAGAATTATgatgaatttaatttttttatggctTCAAAGAGAAATGATCTTCTTCAAGCTTCATTAAGAATTCTTATAAAAAGACGAAATGATCTG GTTCAACAACAACGTTGTTTAGAAGACGAAATTGCTCATTGCGAAATGAACATCCAAGCGATAGTGAACG GGCAAGGAAGCATGAAATCAAAAGTCGAGTCGATGATTGAAGCATGTAATGCTCTATGTTCTGATGTAAGAGGATATCCGCAAGAGATCAAAGTCAAGAGATTATCGGAAGCAATTCTTAGATCAAAAAGCTCATCTCAG GAACTCGATGATATGTGTTGTGAGAATGGTTGGATTCTGCCGAGATACACCGTGCTTCCGTCGACTGCTGACG GATATTTTCAGGCCAGCGTGACCGTCAGGGGGATTGATTTTGAGATGACTGCGAACGGAGATTCGATGAGCAGTCCCTGTGATGCACGTTTAGCTGCAGCTACCAACATGTTAAGCAAAATTCGCAGCATGATAGAGCAACAACGTGCATGA
- the LOC135648758 gene encoding U-box domain-containing protein 45-like isoform X2, translating into MFRVLHAVVCKVLEIFPLIEAARPRSKSGIQALCSLHVALEKAKCLLQHCSECSKLYLIIAIVGGLEETVFELDQSEKQAGEKVISLLQKDGKFKNNLNDSEELELFHQAASRLGITSSRAALTERRALKKLIERARAQDDKRKESIVSYLYHLTRKYSKLFRNEHADDTDSQGSTPRSPTVQGFEDDSSPCRNNHTCERQLTKPHSFNFKQNGRNSGNMPVPPEEFMCPISLQLMFDPVIVSSGQTYERLCIEKWFNDGHSTCPKTQQQLSHLCSTPNYCVKRLIVSWCERNGFPIPNGPPESLDVNYWWLAFSKCQAIDASSFGCTSSSKLKCVKVLPPEESGIREELRENDAESLDNHYHNCGYRSLLSALHEAESAQKQFRIVEQITNLLKEDEEARIFMGTNGAVEVLIQFLRMAVHNGDEKAQEAGAMALFNLMVNSNRNKGMMIAAGLIPLLEQMFSNSEMYKCVVALYLSLSCLDEAKPLIGSSMAVPFLIQLLRDHNIERSSCKYDALYTLYNLSTHMPNIPSLVSSDIINSLHPFLAFPSASEGVMLAEKALAILINLAASQAGRKEIMSAPSIFCGLAGVLDFGEPAEQEQVVCCLLMLCSDDERCSQMVLQEGVIPSLISISVSGTTKGKEKAEKLLKLFREQRQQEPSPLKQQPQQVEKDGGRETIVESKTLCKSRSKKFRRTLSSIWKNTSFSVYRC; encoded by the exons ATGTTTAGGGTGCTCCATGCAGTTGTTTGTAAGGTGTTGGAGATCTTTCCGTTAATAGAAGCAGCAAGACCCAGAAGTAAGTCCGGCATCCAAGCACTGTGCTCCTTGCATGTTGCTCTTGAGAAAGCCAAATGCCTACTTCAGCATTGCTCAGAATGTAGCAAGCTTTACCTG ATTATTGCAATTGTTGGTGGGCTGGAGGAAACTGTGTTTGAATTGGATCAATCAGAGAAGCAGGCAGGTGAAAAAGTAATCTCGTTGCTTCAGAAAGACGGCAAATTTAAGAATAACTTGAATGACAGTGAAGAGCTTGAACTTTTCCACCAAGCTGCTTCAAGGTTGGGGATTACTTCTTCCCGAGCAGCACTGACGGAAAGAAGAGCCCTCAAAAAACTTATCGAGAGAGCTCGTGCTCAGGATGACAAGCGGAAGGAATCTATCGTATCTTACTTGTATCATCTCACGAGAAAGTACTCAAAGCTTTTCAGAAATGAGCATGCAGATGATACTGATTCTCAGGGATCAACTCCACGCTCTCCTACCGTACAAGGATTTGAAGATGACTCCAGTCCATGTAGGAATAATCACACATGCGAGAGACAGCTAACTAAGCCACACTCTTTCAATTTCAAACAAAATGGAAGAAATTCTGGGAATATGCCAGTCCCTCCTGAAGAATTCATGTGCCCCATCTCCTTGCAGCTCATGTTTGATCCTGTCATTGTTTCATCTGGACAGACCTACGAGCGCCTCTGCATTGAGAAATGGTTCAATGATGGCCATAGTACCTGTCCGAAAACCCAGCAGCAGCTATCCCATCTGTGCTCAACTCCAAATTATTGTGTTAAACGACTCATTGTTAGTTGGTGTGAACGAAATGGATTTCCCATTCCAAATGGTCCACCAGAGTCCCTGGATGTCAACTATTGGTGGTTGGCTTTCTCAAAATGTCAAGCCATCGACGCCAGTTCTTTTGGCTGTACAAGCTCTTCCAAATTGAAATGCGTCAAGGTCCTTCCTCCGGAAGAGAGTGGCATTCGAGAGGAGCTCAGAGAGAATGATGCTGAATCTTTAGACAACCACTACCACAATTGCGGATATCGAAGCTTGCTGTCAGCTCTCCATGAGGCTGAAAGTGCTCAGAAACAGTTTAGAATAGTTGAGCAGATCACGAATCTGCTGAAGGAGGATGAAGAAGCAAGGATCTTTATGGGTACTAATGGGGCTGTGGAGGTGCTTATACAGTTTTTGAGGATGGCTGTCCACAATGGTGATGAGAAGGCTCAAGAAGCTGGTGCAATGGCCCTTTTCAACCTTATGGTCAACAGCAATAG GAACAAGGGAATGATGATAGCAGCAGGACTGATACCATTGCTGGAGCAGATGTTCTCAAATTCAGAAATGTACAAGTGTGTAGTTGCCCTGTACCTCAGCCTGTCCTGTCTCGACGAAGCCAAGCCTCTTATTGGCTCAAGTATGGCTGTTCCTTTCTTGATCCAGCTTCTACGAGACCACAACATTGAAAGAAGCTCCTGCAAGTACGATGCCCTCTACACCTTGTACAACCTCTCCACACATATGCCCAACATCCCTTCCCTCGTATCATCAGATATCATTAACAGTCTCCATCCTTTCCTCGCATTTCCTTCTGCATCTGAAGGCGTAATGTTGGCCGAAAAGGCTCTGGCCATCTTGATAAACTTAGCAGCAAGCCAAGCAGGAAGGAAGGAAATCATGTCGGCCCCAAGCATTTTCTGTGGTCTTGCGGGGGTCTTGGACTTCGGTGAGCCTGCAGAACAAGAGCAGGTTGTGTGTTGCCTATTGATGCTGTGCAGTGACGATGAGAGATGCAGCCAGATGGTCTTGCAAGAGGGGGTGATACCATCACTAATATCAATATCGGTGAGTGGAACAACCAAAGGTAAGGAGAAGGCCGAGAAGTTGTTGAAGCTGTTCCGGGAGCAGCGCCAGCAAGAGCCTTCCCCCCTGAAGCAGCAGCCACAACAGGTCGAGAAGGATGGTGGTCGTGAGACGATTGTAGAGTCCAAGACACTCTGTAAGTCAAGATCGAAGAAGTTCAGGCGGACACTGAGTTCGATATGGAAGAACACGAGTTTTTCGGTATACCGGTGCTAA
- the LOC135648758 gene encoding U-box domain-containing protein 45-like isoform X1: MFRVLHAVVCKVLEIFPLIEAARPRSKSGIQALCSLHVALEKAKCLLQHCSECSKLYLAITGDSIVTKFEKAKCALQESLRHVEEIVPEPISCQIIAIVGGLEETVFELDQSEKQAGEKVISLLQKDGKFKNNLNDSEELELFHQAASRLGITSSRAALTERRALKKLIERARAQDDKRKESIVSYLYHLTRKYSKLFRNEHADDTDSQGSTPRSPTVQGFEDDSSPCRNNHTCERQLTKPHSFNFKQNGRNSGNMPVPPEEFMCPISLQLMFDPVIVSSGQTYERLCIEKWFNDGHSTCPKTQQQLSHLCSTPNYCVKRLIVSWCERNGFPIPNGPPESLDVNYWWLAFSKCQAIDASSFGCTSSSKLKCVKVLPPEESGIREELRENDAESLDNHYHNCGYRSLLSALHEAESAQKQFRIVEQITNLLKEDEEARIFMGTNGAVEVLIQFLRMAVHNGDEKAQEAGAMALFNLMVNSNRNKGMMIAAGLIPLLEQMFSNSEMYKCVVALYLSLSCLDEAKPLIGSSMAVPFLIQLLRDHNIERSSCKYDALYTLYNLSTHMPNIPSLVSSDIINSLHPFLAFPSASEGVMLAEKALAILINLAASQAGRKEIMSAPSIFCGLAGVLDFGEPAEQEQVVCCLLMLCSDDERCSQMVLQEGVIPSLISISVSGTTKGKEKAEKLLKLFREQRQQEPSPLKQQPQQVEKDGGRETIVESKTLCKSRSKKFRRTLSSIWKNTSFSVYRC, translated from the exons ATGTTTAGGGTGCTCCATGCAGTTGTTTGTAAGGTGTTGGAGATCTTTCCGTTAATAGAAGCAGCAAGACCCAGAAGTAAGTCCGGCATCCAAGCACTGTGCTCCTTGCATGTTGCTCTTGAGAAAGCCAAATGCCTACTTCAGCATTGCTCAGAATGTAGCAAGCTTTACCTG GCAATAACTGGAGACTCAATTGTAACAAAGTTTGAAAAGGCAAAATGTGCGCTTCAAGAAAGTCTTAGACATGTCGAAGAAATAGTCCCAGAACCTATTAGTTGTCAG ATTATTGCAATTGTTGGTGGGCTGGAGGAAACTGTGTTTGAATTGGATCAATCAGAGAAGCAGGCAGGTGAAAAAGTAATCTCGTTGCTTCAGAAAGACGGCAAATTTAAGAATAACTTGAATGACAGTGAAGAGCTTGAACTTTTCCACCAAGCTGCTTCAAGGTTGGGGATTACTTCTTCCCGAGCAGCACTGACGGAAAGAAGAGCCCTCAAAAAACTTATCGAGAGAGCTCGTGCTCAGGATGACAAGCGGAAGGAATCTATCGTATCTTACTTGTATCATCTCACGAGAAAGTACTCAAAGCTTTTCAGAAATGAGCATGCAGATGATACTGATTCTCAGGGATCAACTCCACGCTCTCCTACCGTACAAGGATTTGAAGATGACTCCAGTCCATGTAGGAATAATCACACATGCGAGAGACAGCTAACTAAGCCACACTCTTTCAATTTCAAACAAAATGGAAGAAATTCTGGGAATATGCCAGTCCCTCCTGAAGAATTCATGTGCCCCATCTCCTTGCAGCTCATGTTTGATCCTGTCATTGTTTCATCTGGACAGACCTACGAGCGCCTCTGCATTGAGAAATGGTTCAATGATGGCCATAGTACCTGTCCGAAAACCCAGCAGCAGCTATCCCATCTGTGCTCAACTCCAAATTATTGTGTTAAACGACTCATTGTTAGTTGGTGTGAACGAAATGGATTTCCCATTCCAAATGGTCCACCAGAGTCCCTGGATGTCAACTATTGGTGGTTGGCTTTCTCAAAATGTCAAGCCATCGACGCCAGTTCTTTTGGCTGTACAAGCTCTTCCAAATTGAAATGCGTCAAGGTCCTTCCTCCGGAAGAGAGTGGCATTCGAGAGGAGCTCAGAGAGAATGATGCTGAATCTTTAGACAACCACTACCACAATTGCGGATATCGAAGCTTGCTGTCAGCTCTCCATGAGGCTGAAAGTGCTCAGAAACAGTTTAGAATAGTTGAGCAGATCACGAATCTGCTGAAGGAGGATGAAGAAGCAAGGATCTTTATGGGTACTAATGGGGCTGTGGAGGTGCTTATACAGTTTTTGAGGATGGCTGTCCACAATGGTGATGAGAAGGCTCAAGAAGCTGGTGCAATGGCCCTTTTCAACCTTATGGTCAACAGCAATAG GAACAAGGGAATGATGATAGCAGCAGGACTGATACCATTGCTGGAGCAGATGTTCTCAAATTCAGAAATGTACAAGTGTGTAGTTGCCCTGTACCTCAGCCTGTCCTGTCTCGACGAAGCCAAGCCTCTTATTGGCTCAAGTATGGCTGTTCCTTTCTTGATCCAGCTTCTACGAGACCACAACATTGAAAGAAGCTCCTGCAAGTACGATGCCCTCTACACCTTGTACAACCTCTCCACACATATGCCCAACATCCCTTCCCTCGTATCATCAGATATCATTAACAGTCTCCATCCTTTCCTCGCATTTCCTTCTGCATCTGAAGGCGTAATGTTGGCCGAAAAGGCTCTGGCCATCTTGATAAACTTAGCAGCAAGCCAAGCAGGAAGGAAGGAAATCATGTCGGCCCCAAGCATTTTCTGTGGTCTTGCGGGGGTCTTGGACTTCGGTGAGCCTGCAGAACAAGAGCAGGTTGTGTGTTGCCTATTGATGCTGTGCAGTGACGATGAGAGATGCAGCCAGATGGTCTTGCAAGAGGGGGTGATACCATCACTAATATCAATATCGGTGAGTGGAACAACCAAAGGTAAGGAGAAGGCCGAGAAGTTGTTGAAGCTGTTCCGGGAGCAGCGCCAGCAAGAGCCTTCCCCCCTGAAGCAGCAGCCACAACAGGTCGAGAAGGATGGTGGTCGTGAGACGATTGTAGAGTCCAAGACACTCTGTAAGTCAAGATCGAAGAAGTTCAGGCGGACACTGAGTTCGATATGGAAGAACACGAGTTTTTCGGTATACCGGTGCTAA